In Syntrophomonas wolfei subsp. wolfei str. Goettingen G311, a single window of DNA contains:
- a CDS encoding DNRLRE domain-containing protein: protein MANITFWSKQDGYISEWDADRNYSNDTPLYVGRYLQPGDSFRSLLQFGIDRIPPTSQIEEAELILFLYRNETPSTIHVNAHRLLCKWKQSNVTWNNQPPHKPKPDGIEIIHPKGSGFVKICISELVEGWYDGSIPNHGLILIGNEQINSVLGFVSSHSKECERSPRLKIRFVDGIIEIYQTEELRVPFGQCPLVDSAPIPLGPRKMATFMIENLSDSWRVEAKLQLGFSDCPDDTFFDAGSWVPIKANGYPGEGIVLSSEDAAEYARVLIKGKGGECLLVHPRSKER from the coding sequence ATGGCTAATATAACTTTTTGGTCCAAACAGGATGGGTATATTTCCGAGTGGGATGCAGACAGAAATTATTCCAATGATACACCATTGTATGTCGGAAGATATTTGCAGCCGGGGGACAGCTTCAGATCATTACTGCAATTTGGTATAGATCGAATTCCGCCTACCAGCCAGATAGAAGAAGCTGAGTTAATCTTGTTTCTATACAGAAATGAGACACCCAGCACAATACACGTTAACGCGCACCGCTTGCTATGTAAATGGAAGCAAAGCAATGTAACATGGAATAACCAACCTCCCCATAAACCGAAACCGGATGGGATAGAGATTATCCATCCTAAAGGATCTGGTTTTGTAAAGATATGCATTTCGGAACTGGTCGAGGGGTGGTATGATGGCTCGATACCAAACCATGGACTGATCCTGATAGGAAATGAACAAATTAACTCGGTGTTGGGGTTTGTGAGCAGCCACTCCAAAGAATGCGAAAGATCGCCGCGATTGAAGATAAGATTTGTGGACGGAATAATTGAAATATACCAAACTGAAGAGCTGAGAGTTCCGTTTGGCCAATGCCCTCTGGTCGATTCAGCCCCAATACCGCTAGGTCCAAGGAAGATGGCAACATTTATGATCGAAAACCTGAGTGACTCCTGGCGTGTTGAAGCCAAACTGCAACTTGGTTTTAGTGATTGTCCGGACGATACCTTTTTCGATGCTGGTTCGTGGGTGCCAATTAAGGCTAATGGTTATCCAGGGGAAGGAATAGTGTTAAGTTCTGAAGATGCTGCGGAATATGCCAGAGTGTTAATTAAGGGAAAGGGCGGGGAATGTTTATTAGTGCATCCCCGAAGCAAAGAAAGGTAA
- the lexA gene encoding transcriptional repressor LexA, with the protein MNNELKLGKRQKQILDFIKQSCKEKGYPPSVREIGQAVGLKSSSTVHTHLVRLEEKGLIRRDPAKPRAIIPLDDEPLLQSEALSVPVIGNVAAGSPILAEQNIDNYLSIPVDFLGSGNHFILKVKGDSMIEAGILDGDYLIVREQADASNGEIVVALLDNEATVKRFYRRDDYVELRPENALMDPITVNNVQVAGKVAGLLRRI; encoded by the coding sequence ATGAATAATGAATTAAAATTGGGTAAAAGGCAAAAACAAATCCTGGATTTTATAAAACAAAGCTGTAAAGAGAAAGGTTATCCCCCTTCAGTCAGGGAAATCGGTCAGGCCGTTGGGTTAAAATCGAGTTCCACCGTTCATACTCACCTGGTTCGTCTTGAGGAAAAGGGTCTTATACGCCGGGATCCCGCTAAACCAAGGGCCATTATACCATTGGATGATGAGCCTTTACTGCAGAGCGAGGCCCTGTCCGTCCCCGTAATTGGCAATGTGGCCGCCGGTTCACCTATCCTGGCTGAACAAAATATTGATAATTACCTTTCCATACCGGTGGATTTTCTGGGAAGCGGAAATCATTTCATATTGAAGGTAAAAGGAGATAGCATGATTGAAGCCGGAATTCTGGACGGAGACTATCTTATTGTAAGGGAGCAAGCTGATGCATCCAACGGTGAAATCGTTGTAGCCCTTCTAGATAATGAAGCTACGGTAAAGCGATTTTATAGAAGAGATGATTATGTAGAACTAAGGCCGGAGAATGCTTTAATGGATCCCATTACAGTTAATAATGTTCAGGTTGCCGGCAAGGTTGCAGGTTTACTACGAAGAATATAG
- a CDS encoding type II toxin-antitoxin system HicB family antitoxin produces the protein MKLPIIITPGENGWIVAECPAIPGCISQGKTKEEAIENIKEAIEGCILTRKEMGLPPVEEIAELEVAL, from the coding sequence ATGAAACTGCCAATAATAATAACTCCGGGGGAAAATGGTTGGATCGTTGCTGAATGTCCAGCTATCCCAGGTTGTATTTCTCAAGGGAAAACAAAGGAAGAGGCAATTGAAAATATTAAAGAAGCAATCGAAGGTTGTATTCTAACAAGAAAAGAAATGGGATTGCCACCAGTAGAAGAAATTGCGGAATTGGAGGTAGCATTGTAG
- the brxL gene encoding protease Lon-related BREX system protein BrxL, which produces MIDNLDKKALEHFRGYVVRKDLAPLIKGGANVPTFVLEYLLANTCSTEDEQKINVGMENVKSILRDHYVIPEESSLIQSKLREKGRYKIIDKVSVDLDPQRDRYWANISNSNIKRANISDELVKKHEKMLLGGIWAIIDMEYDPMISIGSSVYPFVVKDINPIQLSSYDAGKLAAKRKEFSKDEWMTLLLRSAGYEPGSEGLDDRKQSLLLMRLIPLVEANFNMVELGPRSSGKSYIYKEITPYALLISGGQGTVAQLFVNNTTGRVGSVGEWDAICFDESTDKLFKDRDAVPLMKDYMESGSFSRGGKTGEIAGHASVIYNGNINQPVETVLQTSHLFSPLSDEVNHDTAFLDRINLYLPGWEISKFSPDNFTRHYGFSTDFFSEILKAQRKTTYYEVIDKYFSLGHHLKQRDSKSVRKTISGFIKLLHPDGNFTKEDIREYLVVALEMRRRVKEQLKRIGGMEFWDTNFSYIDKETQEEFFVTLPEERGSDLIERNPLPPGVCYTATSDGNTNALVKIEVVAVKGSGKLNITGTNNNQVKENIKNTYNYLRANEKNILTEQRSLKGYDLNIQISNLLGAYISEGIGSAVYVAIISSIYNKNLKAGLAVLGNLSIGGAIEQSLHFADKVTLLSDNGAKTVLVPIGNINELTTLPASVFEKADVPFYGNSQMLLQKAVE; this is translated from the coding sequence ATGATAGATAATTTGGACAAAAAGGCTTTAGAACATTTTCGGGGATATGTAGTAAGAAAAGATTTGGCTCCTTTAATAAAGGGCGGTGCCAATGTGCCTACTTTCGTACTGGAATATTTGCTGGCCAATACCTGCAGTACGGAAGATGAGCAAAAAATAAATGTGGGCATGGAGAATGTTAAAAGTATTCTGCGCGACCATTATGTAATCCCTGAAGAAAGCAGTTTAATTCAATCCAAGCTGAGGGAAAAAGGACGCTATAAAATTATTGATAAAGTATCGGTTGATCTTGACCCGCAGCGCGATCGCTACTGGGCCAATATCAGTAACAGCAATATAAAAAGGGCTAATATATCTGATGAGCTGGTTAAGAAACATGAAAAAATGTTATTAGGTGGCATTTGGGCCATTATCGACATGGAATATGACCCCATGATAAGCATTGGCTCAAGCGTTTATCCTTTTGTGGTAAAAGATATTAACCCTATCCAATTATCTAGCTATGATGCCGGTAAGCTGGCCGCCAAAAGAAAAGAGTTTAGCAAAGATGAATGGATGACCCTGCTTTTAAGAAGTGCGGGCTATGAACCGGGCAGTGAAGGCCTGGATGACAGGAAGCAGAGCCTTTTGCTGATGAGATTGATACCACTGGTGGAAGCCAACTTTAATATGGTGGAATTGGGACCCCGTTCTTCCGGTAAATCCTATATCTATAAAGAGATAACTCCTTATGCTCTGCTGATTTCCGGTGGCCAGGGGACAGTAGCCCAGCTCTTTGTTAACAACACTACCGGACGAGTTGGCTCAGTAGGGGAGTGGGATGCTATCTGTTTTGACGAAAGCACCGACAAATTATTTAAAGATAGAGATGCCGTTCCCTTGATGAAAGATTATATGGAATCGGGCTCATTTTCCCGCGGCGGTAAGACCGGTGAAATTGCTGGCCATGCCTCGGTTATTTATAATGGCAATATCAATCAGCCGGTTGAAACCGTTTTGCAAACTTCCCATTTGTTTAGCCCGTTATCGGATGAGGTTAATCACGATACTGCGTTTTTGGACAGGATTAATCTGTACCTGCCCGGTTGGGAAATAAGCAAATTCAGCCCGGATAATTTTACCCGCCACTACGGTTTCAGTACCGATTTCTTTTCCGAGATTCTCAAAGCTCAGCGTAAAACTACCTATTATGAAGTAATAGATAAGTATTTTTCCCTGGGACATCACTTAAAACAGAGAGATTCCAAGTCAGTTCGTAAAACCATTTCCGGTTTTATTAAACTATTACATCCTGACGGCAATTTTACTAAAGAGGATATCCGGGAATATCTAGTGGTAGCCCTGGAAATGAGAAGACGGGTTAAGGAACAGTTGAAACGCATCGGTGGCATGGAATTCTGGGATACCAATTTTTCATACATAGATAAGGAAACTCAGGAAGAGTTCTTCGTCACTTTGCCTGAGGAACGGGGGAGCGACCTAATTGAAAGAAATCCCTTGCCCCCGGGAGTTTGCTACACTGCTACCAGTGACGGGAATACCAACGCACTGGTTAAAATTGAAGTGGTGGCTGTGAAAGGCAGTGGCAAGCTAAATATTACCGGAACCAACAATAACCAGGTTAAGGAAAACATTAAGAACACCTACAATTACTTGCGCGCTAACGAAAAGAATATTCTTACTGAGCAGCGCTCCTTGAAAGGCTATGATTTAAATATCCAGATAAGTAACCTGTTAGGTGCCTATATCAGCGAGGGGATTGGCTCGGCGGTATATGTAGCCATTATTTCCTCTATTTATAATAAAAACTTGAAAGCTGGATTAGCAGTCCTGGGTAACCTCTCTATTGGAGGTGCTATTGAGCAATCCCTACATTTTGCCGACAAGGTTACCCTCCTGTCAGACAATGGAGCCAAAACGGTTTTGGTGCCAATTGGCAATATAAATGAATTAACCACATTACCAGCCAGTGTTTTCGAAAAAGCTGATGTACCTTTTTACGGGAATAGCCAGATGTTGTTGCAAAAAGCCGTGGAATAG
- the glnA gene encoding type I glutamate--ammonia ligase, with protein MDSNYIFQKVKEDNVKFIRLQFTDILGVLKAISITADQLQKALDGELMFDGSSIEGFVRIEESDMYLKPDPSTFLVLPWNSTTSKAKTARIICDIFDSNGEPFIGCPRFALSRAIKEAGEMGFNMQVGPEPEFFMFHLDENGIPSLQTNDKAGYFDLPPVDKGEEARRDMVEVLQSLGFEIEASHHEVAPGQHEIDFKYTDALRTADNIVTFRIAVRIVAQRHGLHATFMPKPIYGINGSGMHLHVSLFRGGENVFFDPDAADGLSDTCRYFIGGVMKHARAIAAITNPTVNSYKRLVPGYEAPVYIAWSHRNRSPLIRIPARRGIGTRIEIRNPDPSCNPYLGLAVILKAGLDGIRKRLAPPLPVEQNIYEMDLATRKQQGIESLPENLYEAIDELRRDEIIQEALGAHIYSRFVLAKMKEWESYSSRVYDWELAEYLEKF; from the coding sequence TTGGATAGTAATTATATTTTTCAAAAAGTTAAAGAGGATAATGTCAAATTCATTCGTTTGCAGTTTACCGATATCTTAGGCGTTTTAAAGGCTATTTCGATAACGGCGGATCAACTGCAGAAGGCTTTGGATGGGGAACTCATGTTTGACGGATCATCGATTGAAGGATTTGTGCGTATCGAAGAATCAGATATGTACCTTAAACCCGACCCATCGACATTTTTGGTTCTGCCCTGGAACAGTACTACCTCAAAAGCGAAAACCGCCCGGATAATCTGTGATATTTTTGATTCCAATGGAGAGCCTTTTATCGGATGTCCTCGCTTTGCTCTATCCCGGGCTATTAAGGAAGCCGGAGAAATGGGATTTAATATGCAGGTTGGGCCTGAACCTGAGTTTTTTATGTTTCACCTCGATGAAAATGGAATTCCCAGCCTGCAAACCAATGATAAAGCTGGTTATTTCGATCTCCCTCCCGTTGATAAAGGCGAGGAAGCCCGCCGGGATATGGTCGAGGTATTGCAAAGCCTGGGTTTTGAAATCGAGGCTTCGCACCATGAGGTAGCTCCTGGACAACATGAAATAGATTTTAAATATACTGACGCCTTGAGAACGGCGGATAATATCGTGACCTTTCGTATTGCAGTCAGGATTGTCGCCCAGCGTCATGGTCTTCATGCTACTTTTATGCCCAAACCGATATACGGAATAAATGGTTCAGGGATGCACCTGCATGTATCATTGTTCCGGGGAGGGGAGAATGTATTTTTTGATCCCGACGCGGCCGATGGTCTGAGTGATACCTGTCGCTATTTCATCGGTGGGGTAATGAAGCATGCCCGGGCAATCGCCGCTATAACTAATCCAACCGTCAATTCCTACAAGCGATTGGTGCCGGGCTACGAGGCTCCCGTATATATTGCCTGGTCTCATCGCAATCGCAGTCCTTTAATCAGGATACCAGCACGCCGGGGTATTGGAACCAGAATAGAAATACGCAATCCTGACCCCAGTTGCAATCCTTATCTGGGCCTGGCGGTAATCTTAAAAGCAGGTTTGGATGGAATCCGCAAGCGACTGGCACCGCCGTTGCCGGTGGAGCAAAACATTTACGAAATGGATCTGGCTACCAGGAAACAACAGGGAATAGAATCCCTGCCGGAGAATCTCTATGAGGCTATTGATGAGCTGCGCCGGGATGAGATAATCCAGGAGGCATTGGGAGCGCATATTTATTCTCGTTTTGTGCTCGCCAAGATGAAAGAGTGGGAAAGCTACAGCTCCCGGGTTTACGATTGGGAACTGGCCGAATACCTGGAGAAATTTTAA
- a CDS encoding type II toxin-antitoxin system HicA family toxin has product MPSVPVISGQKALRTFTRAGWVYTRRHGSHMILTKPGMNTTLSIPDHKELDTGTLRSLIRKSGLTVEEFINLIY; this is encoded by the coding sequence ATGCCATCTGTTCCAGTAATTTCAGGGCAAAAAGCGTTAAGAACCTTTACGCGGGCAGGATGGGTTTATACACGACGACACGGCAGTCATATGATTTTAACAAAACCAGGAATGAATACTACTCTTTCAATCCCAGATCATAAAGAGTTGGATACAGGTACGCTAAGGTCTTTAATTCGGAAGTCAGGTTTGACCGTAGAAGAATTTATTAATTTAATATACTAA
- a CDS encoding UPF0175 family protein: protein MALKDSNVMVRIPEELLPLLNDLVHGKSVDENVRISLAISFFVGKTISLAKASEIAGLSLNDFIYILNTRNIPWSEYTESDFLQDSVAIRELVRESGD, encoded by the coding sequence ATGGCTTTAAAAGATTCCAATGTTATGGTGCGTATTCCGGAGGAATTGCTACCGCTACTTAATGACCTGGTTCATGGTAAGTCAGTGGATGAAAATGTACGAATCTCGTTAGCTATAAGTTTTTTTGTCGGTAAGACCATTTCATTGGCCAAAGCCAGTGAAATAGCCGGCTTATCTCTAAATGATTTTATTTATATACTTAACACCAGAAATATTCCCTGGAGTGAATATACTGAGAGCGATTTCCTCCAAGATAGTGTTGCAATTCGGGAGTTAGTGAGAGAATCGGGAGATTAA
- a CDS encoding DEAD/DEAH box helicase, whose protein sequence is MTPGNYLNHYQAVDTASFAEDLFVELFQETFGLEKIQYLINEYPCQNIYGDNCYIDYALKTDLDAFAIEIDGEQWHNPALVSEDKYLDDLLKRNSLTYLGWRVYVWTYRQLVNERDKVKSELLQFMGQSPHFRIYDDYLPRQRGKVLELRPHQEETLERLQELRGEYHSMALIADAQGTGKTTTAVLDACNMGLCTLFVAHTLELLQQAANRFKELWPRAQVKIIDNYAGPLDADVMIASIQGLHNRLTQFAPDHFGYIIIDEAHHAAATTYRKVLSYFKPRFLLGLTATPERHDQESIMEIFQNEAHRLDLKTAVEIGELVPIRCVRVKTNIDFSQVRINGIRYNYRDLDSCVHVPERNRLIVETYLSHVPGEKAVVFCASIQHAMEVAELFRDSGVKAEVVEGRMKKRDREAVLENYHQDKVKVLCACDILNEGWDSPETAVLFMARPTLSRVIYLQQLGRGTRKAPGKEALLVFDFIDNTARHNHAVNLHRLLRLREYRPGTLALAPQEEMEEENRRLRLGEKIETLLPHNIFIKDYELVDLFDWQEEIKDMMSLHELALELYVDDATARRWVDEGKITPGPDFELPMGRVTHRYFHRERLEDIRQQLDIPARKPEEIRQDFFKYVKAGHMTTSHKPVMLKGMLILVNEKGQVDLAALVSFFRAFYEQRADAGLQVEISNASINRVKEMSDFEIARLMLTMPFEKFERKFFLEHRKDLSQVAFVSSLWKRLTAEDREELLDICERQIDRYYETRLNSYRCKS, encoded by the coding sequence ATGACACCGGGCAACTATCTGAATCACTACCAGGCGGTAGATACGGCCAGTTTTGCTGAAGATTTGTTTGTAGAACTGTTTCAGGAGACTTTTGGCCTGGAAAAGATACAATACCTGATCAACGAATATCCCTGCCAGAATATCTATGGGGATAATTGCTACATAGATTATGCTCTGAAAACTGACCTGGATGCCTTCGCCATTGAGATAGATGGCGAACAATGGCATAACCCGGCTCTGGTGTCAGAAGATAAATATTTAGACGACCTGCTCAAGCGCAACAGCCTTACTTACCTGGGCTGGAGGGTATATGTATGGACATATCGCCAACTGGTTAATGAGCGAGATAAGGTAAAGTCGGAGTTGCTGCAGTTTATGGGGCAGAGCCCGCATTTTCGCATTTATGATGATTATTTGCCCCGCCAGCGCGGGAAAGTACTGGAATTACGGCCTCACCAAGAGGAAACACTGGAGCGTTTGCAGGAATTGCGGGGTGAGTACCACAGTATGGCTCTTATTGCCGACGCACAGGGTACGGGCAAGACCACCACTGCCGTCCTTGATGCCTGCAATATGGGACTATGCACCTTGTTTGTGGCCCATACCCTGGAACTATTACAGCAGGCAGCTAATCGCTTTAAGGAATTGTGGCCCCGGGCCCAGGTGAAGATTATCGATAATTATGCCGGCCCCCTGGATGCCGATGTAATGATAGCCAGTATACAGGGCTTGCATAATCGCTTGACTCAGTTTGCTCCCGACCATTTTGGCTACATAATCATAGATGAGGCCCATCATGCTGCAGCCACTACCTATCGCAAAGTACTATCCTATTTTAAACCCCGTTTCCTCTTGGGTTTGACTGCAACCCCGGAGCGACATGACCAGGAATCCATTATGGAGATATTTCAGAATGAAGCCCATCGTCTGGATTTAAAAACGGCGGTGGAAATCGGGGAACTGGTACCGATTCGTTGTGTGCGGGTGAAAACCAATATAGATTTCAGTCAGGTTAGGATTAACGGAATTCGCTATAATTATCGGGACCTGGATAGCTGTGTGCATGTGCCTGAACGCAACCGCTTAATTGTGGAAACCTATCTGTCCCATGTGCCCGGAGAAAAGGCTGTGGTCTTCTGTGCCAGCATACAGCATGCTATGGAAGTTGCTGAGCTCTTTCGGGATAGTGGAGTTAAGGCCGAGGTAGTGGAAGGGCGAATGAAAAAGAGAGACCGGGAAGCGGTTTTAGAAAATTACCATCAGGATAAGGTAAAGGTTTTATGCGCCTGCGATATCCTTAATGAAGGCTGGGACAGCCCGGAAACGGCAGTGCTGTTCATGGCACGGCCCACACTCTCCCGGGTTATTTACCTTCAGCAATTGGGACGGGGAACCCGAAAAGCACCGGGCAAGGAAGCTTTGCTGGTATTTGATTTCATTGACAATACCGCCCGGCATAATCATGCGGTAAACCTCCATCGCCTCTTACGCTTGCGGGAATACCGACCAGGTACTCTGGCACTGGCTCCGCAAGAGGAAATGGAGGAAGAAAATCGCCGCTTACGGCTGGGTGAAAAGATTGAAACGCTTTTGCCCCATAATATATTTATCAAGGATTATGAACTGGTTGATCTCTTCGACTGGCAGGAAGAAATCAAAGATATGATGTCCCTGCATGAACTGGCTCTGGAGCTATATGTTGACGATGCCACTGCCCGCCGCTGGGTTGACGAAGGCAAGATTACTCCCGGCCCTGATTTTGAATTGCCCATGGGAAGAGTTACCCACCGTTACTTTCATCGTGAGCGCCTGGAGGATATAAGGCAGCAACTGGATATACCGGCCCGCAAGCCCGAGGAGATTAGGCAGGACTTTTTCAAATATGTTAAAGCTGGGCACATGACCACTTCCCACAAGCCCGTAATGCTCAAAGGCATGTTAATCCTGGTTAATGAAAAAGGGCAGGTGGACCTGGCCGCGCTGGTAAGCTTCTTCCGTGCTTTCTACGAACAGCGGGCAGATGCCGGCCTGCAGGTAGAGATATCCAATGCAAGCATTAACCGAGTCAAAGAAATGAGCGATTTTGAGATAGCCCGGCTGATGCTGACCATGCCCTTTGAAAAATTTGAGCGCAAATTTTTTTTGGAACACCGCAAAGACCTGAGCCAGGTAGCCTTCGTGTCCTCACTCTGGAAACGGCTTACGGCCGAAGATAGGGAGGAATTACTGGATATATGTGAGCGGCAGATTGATAGGTATTATGAGACGAGACTCAACAGTTATCGTTGTAAATCTTAA
- a CDS encoding DUF456 domain-containing protein, producing the protein MEGSIIALIIVMILLLLGIGGTILPLLPGIPLIFVSIAAYGWYEGFHIITPKYICILAALTVISLIVDYLSTVMGAKYFGSSKKGMWGALLGTFIGLFLFPPLGLLLGPFLGAMIGEYIEIQDVEKAVKIGVGTVVGLFSGMVFKLVLAIGMFVSFLIVVF; encoded by the coding sequence GTGGAAGGTAGTATCATAGCCCTGATAATAGTAATGATTCTGCTTTTGCTGGGAATTGGCGGAACGATTCTACCTCTATTGCCCGGCATACCATTAATATTTGTGTCTATTGCCGCTTATGGCTGGTATGAGGGCTTCCATATTATTACCCCCAAATACATTTGTATACTGGCGGCATTGACCGTTATTTCGCTAATCGTGGACTATCTTTCCACGGTTATGGGGGCTAAATATTTTGGGTCCAGCAAGAAAGGTATGTGGGGAGCCCTGTTGGGTACCTTCATCGGCTTATTTCTATTTCCCCCTCTGGGCCTTCTGTTAGGGCCATTCCTGGGAGCAATGATAGGAGAATACATCGAAATACAGGATGTAGAAAAAGCGGTTAAAATCGGTGTGGGTACTGTTGTGGGCTTGTTCTCCGGCATGGTGTTCAAGCTGGTGCTGGCTATCGGAATGTTTGTATCCTTTCTTATTGTGGTATTTTGA
- a CDS encoding aminotransferase class I/II-fold pyridoxal phosphate-dependent enzyme, producing the protein MVTALSIIKEAEHSLQMLFNELEEIAYTNQVRVIEAFHKHRVREYYFYPSTGYGYGDSGRDALEDIFADIFGTEDALVRSQVVSGTHAISACLFALLRPGDELISLTGSPYDTLCRIIGHEEKSPGTLIDKGIKYSEVDLDERGKPDLTAIAAAIKDTSRMVLIQRSRGYKTRPPVDLDTIAAITKLVKARNPATIVMLDNCYGEFTAVQEPGHYGVDIIAGSLIKNPGGGLIPSGGYIAGNQDLIEQLAFHLTAPGLGKELGASLLDKRIMYQGLFLAPHTVLQALKGAVLLAYVFEEHGYEVFPRWNEKRSDIVQAVKLRDAAEVLRFCQEVQNASPVDSDVTLEYGELPAYRDKIVMAAGTFVQGSSIELSCDAPLRSPHCVFLQGGLSYEHCRFLLQRLLDRFLLANA; encoded by the coding sequence ATGGTGACAGCCTTATCAATAATAAAGGAGGCAGAACACTCCCTGCAAATGCTGTTTAACGAGCTGGAGGAAATAGCTTATACCAACCAGGTCAGGGTAATCGAAGCTTTTCACAAACACCGGGTCAGGGAGTATTATTTTTATCCTTCTACCGGTTATGGTTATGGAGATAGTGGTAGGGATGCTCTGGAAGATATATTTGCTGATATCTTTGGCACTGAGGACGCACTGGTAAGGAGCCAGGTCGTGTCGGGGACTCATGCCATATCCGCCTGCCTATTTGCTCTATTAAGACCGGGCGATGAGCTAATATCCCTTACTGGCAGCCCTTATGACACCCTCTGCCGGATTATCGGCCATGAAGAGAAATCTCCGGGCACCTTGATAGATAAAGGGATAAAATACAGTGAAGTTGATTTGGATGAACGGGGTAAACCCGACCTGACAGCTATTGCTGCTGCCATAAAAGATACTAGCAGGATGGTTTTAATACAGCGTTCCCGTGGTTATAAAACCCGGCCGCCGGTGGATTTGGATACTATTGCGGCTATTACTAAACTGGTTAAAGCAAGAAATCCCGCCACTATTGTTATGCTGGATAATTGCTACGGTGAATTTACCGCAGTGCAAGAACCCGGACACTACGGAGTAGATATTATAGCGGGGTCATTGATAAAGAATCCGGGAGGCGGCCTTATACCTTCCGGGGGATATATAGCCGGTAACCAGGATTTGATTGAACAGCTAGCCTTTCATCTTACTGCGCCTGGATTGGGCAAGGAACTGGGTGCCAGCCTTTTGGACAAGCGTATTATGTATCAGGGTTTATTCCTGGCTCCCCATACGGTTTTGCAGGCTTTAAAGGGTGCGGTTCTTCTAGCCTATGTTTTTGAAGAACATGGTTATGAGGTCTTTCCTCGCTGGAACGAAAAGCGCTCTGATATTGTACAGGCGGTTAAACTGAGGGATGCAGCTGAGGTTTTGCGCTTCTGCCAGGAGGTACAGAACGCTTCCCCGGTGGATAGTGATGTTACTTTGGAGTATGGCGAGTTGCCAGCTTACCGGGATAAGATTGTCATGGCCGCCGGTACCTTTGTGCAAGGTTCTTCGATTGAACTTTCCTGTGATGCGCCTTTGCGCTCACCCCACTGCGTATTCCTCCAGGGGGGACTTAGCTATGAGCATTGCCGCTTTCTGTTGCAGCGTTTGTTGGATAGGTTTTTATTGGCAAATGCTTGA
- a CDS encoding HIT family protein, with protein MEQKCIFCHEEEALLQNELAWARYDKYPVSPGHLLIIARRHVQCYFDSTPKERLALNQLLEEAKKLLDKEYRPDGYNIGVNCGDAAGQTIMHLHIHLIPRYQGDIDNPRGGVRGVIPDKRMY; from the coding sequence ATGGAGCAGAAATGTATTTTTTGCCATGAGGAAGAAGCTTTATTGCAAAATGAATTGGCCTGGGCTCGTTATGATAAATACCCAGTATCGCCGGGGCATCTGCTGATTATCGCCAGGCGGCATGTGCAATGTTATTTTGATAGCACCCCGAAGGAGCGACTGGCGCTTAATCAATTATTGGAAGAAGCTAAAAAGCTTCTGGATAAGGAATACCGACCGGATGGTTACAACATCGGGGTAAACTGCGGTGACGCGGCGGGACAAACGATAATGCACCTGCATATTCACCTGATACCGCGCTACCAGGGGGATATTGATAATCCCCGGGGTGGGGTACGGGGAGTAATACCGGATAAACGGATGTATTAG